The following proteins come from a genomic window of Rhodohalobacter sp. 614A:
- a CDS encoding RagB/SusD family nutrient uptake outer membrane protein — MKKLIISFLIFLAVASWGCEDQILNKQSPNEVTAVNFYKTEDDAVAAINAVYDALQYRGLFKNSYWSIGDITSDDADKGDGGKSDGPAWWEFDLFDIKSTNSLLADSWADSYTGIYRANIALERIPAIDMDESLKNRLIGEAKFLRGYYYFWLVRLFGDVPLITEPQSLGDLKVSRTAKAQIYDLIIRDMSEAAAVLPTTYSDGDLGRITKGAANGMLAKVYMWQKDWQQAANYSKQVIDSGVYSLLENYADNFEEEFENGSESIFEAQFMKGGPNGAWGNGSDGTIHHISIAPRNSGTPGLEGWGFDMPTQDLVDEFEEGDPRLEATVLMEGSTIQGGKVYNPEWSSTGYNTRKYLVKRDGFIEDGSDSPVNVRVMRYSEVLLNYAEALNELGRTGEAYPYVNQVRERVGLAPLASGMSQDAFRDAVYHERRVELAQEGHRWWDLVRTDRALEVMSAKGSNIQQHHLIFPIPQSEIDVNPELTQNPGY, encoded by the coding sequence ATGAAAAAATTAATTATAAGCTTTCTGATATTTCTGGCAGTTGCTTCCTGGGGGTGTGAAGATCAAATCCTCAATAAGCAATCTCCCAATGAAGTAACGGCAGTTAATTTCTATAAAACCGAAGATGATGCCGTGGCAGCTATTAATGCCGTATACGATGCACTACAGTATCGTGGATTATTCAAAAACAGCTATTGGTCCATCGGAGATATTACTTCCGATGATGCCGACAAAGGTGATGGCGGTAAGTCAGATGGTCCCGCATGGTGGGAGTTTGACCTTTTTGATATTAAATCAACAAATTCCCTTTTAGCAGATAGCTGGGCAGATAGTTACACCGGCATCTACCGAGCCAATATTGCGCTGGAGCGAATTCCTGCTATTGATATGGACGAAAGCCTGAAAAACCGGTTAATCGGTGAAGCAAAATTCCTCCGCGGCTACTATTACTTCTGGCTGGTTCGCCTGTTTGGTGATGTTCCGCTTATTACAGAACCGCAATCTCTTGGGGATCTGAAAGTCAGCAGAACAGCTAAAGCTCAGATATACGACTTGATTATAAGAGACATGAGCGAAGCCGCTGCTGTCTTGCCCACAACTTATTCAGACGGAGATCTGGGCCGTATCACAAAAGGAGCTGCCAACGGAATGCTGGCAAAAGTATACATGTGGCAAAAAGACTGGCAACAAGCTGCGAATTATTCAAAGCAAGTAATCGATTCCGGCGTGTACAGCCTCCTGGAAAATTATGCTGATAATTTCGAAGAGGAATTCGAAAACGGCAGTGAATCTATTTTTGAAGCTCAGTTCATGAAAGGCGGGCCCAATGGAGCCTGGGGAAATGGAAGTGATGGTACCATTCATCACATCAGTATTGCACCCAGAAACTCCGGAACACCCGGTTTGGAAGGTTGGGGTTTTGATATGCCAACCCAGGATTTGGTGGATGAGTTCGAAGAGGGTGACCCTCGTTTAGAAGCTACCGTATTGATGGAAGGCTCTACAATTCAGGGTGGCAAAGTGTATAATCCTGAATGGTCTTCAACCGGTTACAACACCCGAAAATATCTTGTAAAACGAGATGGTTTCATAGAAGACGGAAGTGATTCCCCGGTAAATGTGCGTGTAATGCGTTATTCAGAAGTTCTTCTCAATTATGCTGAAGCATTGAATGAGCTTGGACGAACCGGAGAAGCTTACCCATATGTAAACCAGGTTCGCGAACGAGTTGGTTTGGCGCCGCTGGCCTCCGGAATGAGTCAAGACGCATTTCGTGATGCTGTTTACCATGAACGCAGAGTAGAACTTGCACAAGAAGGTCACCGCTGGTGGGATCTTGTGCGAACAGACCGTGCGCTGGAGGTAATGAGTGCAAAAGGAAGCAATATCCAGCAGCACCATTTGATTTTTCCCATACCTCAATCCGAAATTGATGTAAATCCGGAACTAACCCAAAATCCGGGATACTAA
- a CDS encoding SusC/RagA family TonB-linked outer membrane protein, translated as MEKQVQSWLKKLGYSFFLVLFFATSIYAQQRTIRGTVSSAETGETLPGVNIVIKGTLSGTATDMDGNFSLNVSDPNAILVFSSVGYKSLEVEVGSSEVLDVTLEEDIGSLEELIVVGYGTQRRVEVTSAISSVPADEIAQQTTTNINQAMQGRVAGVNVTENSGAPGAGISVDVRGIGTIGNSSPLYVIDGIPGGDLNSINPQNIKSIEILKDASAAAIYGANGANGVVLVTTKGGRVGRPQIDFDMTYGIQQLSNTVDVLNAEEYATLQNEARAASGLETYWDNPSSLGKGTNWQDELSRNAALQQYNLSASGGTEDLQYFVSGGFYEQEGVLVGSGFERGSIQANADYKINDYFKIGNRLSLARTTQSAIPEDYPFATDNRIVGALEMSPTVPVYRNGQFAGPQGDFEGSGQGPNPVGLATINDVKNQISNVVNRAYVQLTPLENLVIKSELGVDYTDGSYFEFNPTYRWGITSNSIAQLYRAESNSYGWTSQTTATYETIIQQDHELDLLAGFSVSESRYESLDASAQGFISENVRVISAADQINSLSEYVEEEGMIGYFGRVNYAYQGKYLFTGNIRVDGSSKFGEGNRYGVFPSFSAGWRLSQEKFLSDVDAIDDLKLRVSWGKSGNSQIGNYNYATRLNLSQYYVLGNGQEIVPGVAPNSVPNEDVKWETTTQTNIGIDLAMMREKINFTVDYYIKNTTDMLVPVPIPSSSGITEAPYQNAGEVENRGLEISLMHQNSVGDFYYKIGGNFATVKNEVLDLGGGLPIPSPILYRESVRLTRTEEGRSVGEFYGYKTDGLFQTQQDIDNHATQPGAAPGDIRFVDTNGDGVINDSDRTYLGSPIPDFQFGITANFSYKNFDLRMLFSGVYGNKLINTMGYRLLNGSHIGNKMAGALDRWTGPGTSNDMPRMTWNDPNDNARISDRYVQDGSYLRLKNIQLGYNLSQDLSSSIGVRELRVYVSARNLFTITNYDGFDPELGKVDNNNLNYGIDMGSYPVPRSFNVGLSVGL; from the coding sequence ATGGAGAAACAAGTACAGTCCTGGCTTAAAAAGTTAGGGTATAGCTTTTTTTTAGTGTTGTTTTTTGCAACGTCGATATATGCTCAACAGCGAACTATTAGAGGAACAGTTAGTTCCGCAGAAACCGGAGAAACACTCCCCGGAGTAAACATTGTCATAAAGGGTACGCTTTCAGGAACGGCTACCGATATGGATGGCAATTTTAGCCTTAACGTTTCTGATCCGAACGCCATTTTGGTCTTTTCTTCTGTAGGATACAAATCTTTGGAAGTTGAAGTAGGCTCCTCTGAAGTATTGGATGTAACCCTCGAAGAAGATATCGGGAGTTTGGAAGAACTGATTGTAGTTGGTTACGGTACCCAGAGAAGGGTTGAAGTAACCTCGGCAATTTCTTCTGTACCTGCAGATGAAATTGCGCAACAGACCACGACCAATATAAATCAGGCAATGCAGGGCCGTGTGGCCGGTGTTAACGTTACCGAGAACAGTGGTGCGCCCGGAGCTGGTATTTCTGTGGATGTCCGTGGAATCGGTACCATTGGGAATAGTAGTCCACTATACGTCATTGATGGCATTCCCGGAGGCGATCTTAACTCCATAAATCCACAAAATATCAAGTCTATTGAAATTTTGAAGGATGCGTCAGCGGCAGCCATTTATGGGGCCAATGGTGCAAATGGTGTGGTATTGGTTACCACGAAAGGAGGAAGAGTAGGCCGGCCTCAAATCGATTTTGATATGACCTACGGAATTCAGCAGCTTTCTAATACTGTGGATGTGTTGAATGCCGAAGAATATGCCACATTGCAAAATGAGGCGCGTGCTGCTTCAGGATTAGAAACGTATTGGGATAATCCATCTTCTTTAGGAAAAGGCACGAACTGGCAGGATGAACTTTCCAGAAATGCCGCTCTTCAGCAATATAATTTGTCGGCTTCCGGAGGTACGGAAGATCTGCAATATTTTGTTTCAGGTGGTTTTTATGAACAAGAAGGTGTTCTCGTTGGAAGCGGTTTTGAACGAGGATCCATCCAGGCCAATGCCGATTATAAAATCAACGACTATTTCAAAATTGGAAACAGACTTTCATTAGCCCGAACCACTCAATCTGCTATTCCGGAAGATTATCCGTTTGCAACAGATAACCGTATTGTTGGTGCGCTGGAAATGTCTCCCACAGTACCGGTTTACAGAAATGGACAATTTGCCGGGCCGCAGGGTGATTTTGAAGGTAGCGGTCAAGGTCCGAATCCGGTTGGATTGGCGACCATTAATGATGTAAAAAATCAAATTTCAAATGTTGTAAACCGCGCTTATGTCCAACTTACACCACTTGAAAATCTTGTAATTAAGTCCGAATTGGGCGTTGATTATACAGATGGAAGCTATTTTGAATTTAACCCAACCTATCGCTGGGGAATTACTTCCAACTCCATTGCCCAGTTGTACCGGGCTGAAAGCAATAGCTATGGCTGGACAAGTCAAACTACGGCAACGTATGAAACGATTATTCAGCAAGATCATGAATTAGATTTGTTGGCTGGTTTCTCAGTTAGCGAGTCCAGGTATGAATCACTGGATGCTTCCGCCCAGGGTTTTATCAGCGAAAATGTGAGAGTGATTAGTGCTGCCGATCAAATCAACAGTTTATCTGAATATGTTGAAGAAGAAGGAATGATCGGATATTTCGGCCGGGTAAATTATGCTTACCAGGGTAAATATCTATTCACAGGAAATATCCGGGTAGACGGTTCTTCAAAATTTGGTGAAGGAAACCGATATGGTGTTTTCCCTTCATTCTCTGCCGGTTGGAGATTGTCTCAAGAGAAGTTTTTGTCTGATGTGGATGCCATTGATGATTTGAAACTTCGTGTAAGCTGGGGTAAATCCGGTAATTCCCAAATTGGAAATTACAACTACGCCACGCGCCTCAACCTTTCTCAATACTATGTGTTAGGAAACGGTCAGGAAATCGTGCCCGGCGTAGCTCCGAACAGTGTTCCCAACGAAGATGTGAAATGGGAAACAACCACCCAGACCAATATTGGTATTGACCTGGCGATGATGAGGGAAAAAATCAACTTTACGGTAGATTATTACATCAAAAATACCACTGATATGTTGGTGCCTGTGCCAATACCAAGTAGTTCTGGTATCACAGAAGCTCCTTACCAAAATGCAGGCGAGGTTGAAAACAGGGGACTTGAAATTTCCCTGATGCACCAAAATTCAGTAGGCGATTTTTACTACAAAATTGGCGGTAACTTCGCGACAGTTAAAAACGAAGTGCTTGACCTTGGGGGCGGACTTCCTATCCCCTCCCCCATTTTATACCGTGAATCTGTTCGTCTTACACGAACCGAAGAAGGCCGGTCCGTCGGTGAGTTTTACGGATATAAAACAGATGGTTTGTTCCAAACACAGCAGGATATTGACAACCATGCTACCCAACCGGGTGCAGCACCGGGCGACATCCGTTTTGTGGATACAAATGGTGATGGCGTGATTAATGACAGTGACCGAACCTATCTTGGCAGCCCGATTCCCGATTTTCAATTTGGAATTACAGCGAACTTCTCCTACAAAAACTTCGATCTGAGAATGCTCTTCAGCGGGGTGTACGGGAATAAGCTGATCAATACCATGGGATATCGCCTGCTGAACGGATCACATATCGGTAATAAAATGGCCGGCGCCCTTGATAGATGGACCGGACCCGGTACAAGTAATGATATGCCGCGTATGACCTGGAACGACCCCAATGATAATGCCAGAATTTCTGACCGTTATGTGCAAGATGGATCATATCTCAGGCTGAAGAACATTCAGCTTGGATATAACCTCTCACAGGATCTTTCAAGCTCCATTGGTGTGCGTGAGCTCCGCGTGTATGTAAGTGCACGTAATCTGTTCACAATTACGAATTACGATGGATTTGATCCTGAATTGGGTAAAGTTGACAACAATAACCTGAATTATGGAATTGATATGGGTAGTTATCCCGTACCTCGATCCTTTAATGTAGGTTTAAGTGTTGGACTTTAA
- a CDS encoding Gfo/Idh/MocA family protein, with amino-acid sequence MGLNRRDFIKKSGLATLGFTGIGALGSKSENNSGTQFLKEGHQQRFNMHNYAAPALDVVRVGFIGVGSRGSGHVRRLKRIEGVEIKAICDIDPEAINRMLEDFDEPVDTYTDGKDAWKELCERDDIDLVVNATPWHLHAPICLYAMENGKHTATEIPAAQSLEQCWALVETSERTKKHCFMMENACYGEFEMITLNMAREGYFGELIHGEGAYIHQLMTHNFTRGNYYDMWRFRENAARNGNLYPMHGLGSVAQSMGINYGDQMKYMVSVSSGDFMMQKKTRELAESDPFFEDFVDNEFRGNMNTSIIKTFNGRTIMLQHDVSSPRVYSRIHLLSGTEGVAREYPEPRIAKSHEGWLEQEEFDAVMEKYKPEIIKRVGELAQKVGGHGGMDALMTWRLIDCLRNGIPLDMDVYDAASWSSVVMLSEWSVANEATPAYFPDFTGGAWKTNEPNMDIELVRGGNTTFLS; translated from the coding sequence ATGGGTTTAAATCGTCGAGATTTCATAAAAAAAAGCGGACTTGCCACACTTGGTTTTACCGGGATCGGGGCACTCGGGTCTAAATCAGAAAACAATTCTGGTACTCAATTCTTAAAAGAAGGCCATCAGCAAAGATTCAACATGCATAATTATGCTGCTCCTGCACTTGATGTGGTTCGGGTTGGTTTTATAGGAGTTGGAAGCAGGGGAAGCGGCCATGTGAGAAGGCTAAAAAGAATTGAAGGTGTAGAAATTAAGGCCATTTGTGATATTGATCCGGAAGCCATCAATCGTATGCTTGAAGATTTCGATGAACCTGTAGATACATATACAGACGGTAAAGATGCATGGAAGGAATTGTGTGAAAGGGATGATATTGATTTGGTTGTAAATGCCACTCCATGGCACTTACACGCCCCCATCTGTCTCTACGCTATGGAAAATGGCAAACACACAGCTACCGAAATTCCCGCCGCACAAAGCCTGGAGCAGTGTTGGGCGCTCGTAGAAACATCTGAGCGAACCAAAAAACATTGTTTTATGATGGAAAATGCCTGCTATGGCGAGTTTGAAATGATAACTCTGAATATGGCAAGGGAAGGATACTTTGGTGAACTCATTCATGGAGAAGGAGCGTACATCCATCAACTGATGACGCATAATTTTACCAGAGGTAACTATTATGATATGTGGCGCTTCCGCGAAAATGCTGCAAGAAACGGAAATCTCTATCCAATGCATGGATTGGGAAGTGTGGCGCAAAGCATGGGAATTAACTATGGCGACCAGATGAAGTATATGGTTTCTGTTTCCAGCGGAGATTTTATGATGCAGAAAAAGACCCGCGAGTTAGCCGAGTCGGATCCATTTTTTGAAGATTTTGTGGATAATGAGTTCCGCGGCAATATGAATACGAGTATCATTAAAACATTTAATGGACGAACTATCATGTTACAGCATGATGTTTCTTCACCACGGGTTTACTCACGAATTCATTTGCTGAGTGGTACCGAAGGTGTGGCTCGAGAATATCCCGAACCACGCATTGCAAAAAGCCACGAAGGATGGCTCGAGCAAGAGGAATTTGATGCAGTGATGGAAAAATACAAGCCTGAGATTATTAAAAGGGTAGGAGAATTGGCCCAAAAAGTGGGTGGCCATGGTGGAATGGACGCCTTGATGACATGGCGGCTGATTGACTGCCTCAGGAATGGAATTCCTTTGGATATGGATGTATATGACGCAGCTTCCTGGAGTTCGGTGGTTATGTTAAGTGAATGGTCCGTTGCCAATGAAGCAACGCCCGCTTACTTCCCTGACTTTACGGGCGGTGCCTGGAAAACAAACGAGCCAAATATGGACATCGAGTTAGTAAGAGGCGGCAATACAACTTTTCTTTCATAA
- a CDS encoding Gfo/Idh/MocA family protein has protein sequence MNRKQFLQTSAMAGVGLSVMPYSILKGADDRKVRLGFIGTGSRGGGHVRGFATRPDVEIPAICDIDEENARRAQKFVTDAGKAAPELYTNGPEDYLNLVERDDLDGIVIATPWDYHVEQSIAGMKAGKYVAVEIPSAISIQGCWDLVNTYEETGVPLMPLHNTCYQRDVMAVLNMVREGMFGELVHCQGGYQHNLYGVLFRENARFGPGPERNDTSDWRTLHNMNKNALLYPDHGTGAIGHWLDIYRGNRYMTLSAFASKSVGLEKYIDKYGDENHPYKDADFKKGDIVTVNITTARGETVFVINDTTLPRGDNNKAFRVQGTNGLWQVEADRIYIEGRSREHRWDDFQPYQDEFDSSVWKKHEAEAEGAGHGGKDWFVRNAFVQSIKQKVNPPIDVYSAVASAAIVALSEESIAKGGELVDFPDFTRGKWMSNKPIFLPEELGY, from the coding sequence ATGAATAGGAAACAGTTTTTACAGACCAGTGCAATGGCGGGTGTCGGGCTTTCAGTAATGCCTTACAGTATTTTAAAAGGAGCAGATGATCGTAAAGTAAGGCTTGGATTTATAGGAACGGGTTCTCGGGGAGGGGGGCATGTACGAGGATTTGCAACTAGGCCAGACGTAGAAATCCCGGCTATCTGTGATATTGATGAAGAAAATGCGCGAAGAGCTCAAAAATTCGTGACTGATGCCGGAAAAGCAGCGCCGGAACTTTATACAAATGGCCCTGAAGACTACCTGAATTTAGTTGAACGGGATGATCTGGATGGAATCGTCATCGCCACTCCGTGGGATTATCACGTGGAGCAGAGCATTGCAGGAATGAAAGCCGGCAAGTATGTGGCTGTGGAAATTCCTTCCGCCATTTCTATTCAGGGGTGTTGGGATTTGGTAAATACCTATGAAGAAACAGGAGTTCCGCTGATGCCTTTGCATAACACCTGTTACCAGCGGGATGTTATGGCTGTTCTGAATATGGTTCGGGAAGGAATGTTTGGGGAGTTGGTTCACTGCCAGGGCGGATATCAGCATAATTTATATGGTGTTCTGTTTCGGGAAAATGCCAGATTTGGCCCGGGTCCGGAAAGAAATGATACGTCGGATTGGAGAACACTTCATAATATGAATAAGAATGCCCTTCTCTATCCTGATCATGGTACAGGTGCAATTGGTCATTGGCTGGATATCTATCGTGGCAACAGGTATATGACACTGTCTGCGTTTGCAAGCAAGTCTGTAGGTTTGGAGAAATACATTGATAAGTATGGTGATGAAAACCATCCTTATAAAGATGCAGACTTTAAAAAAGGTGATATCGTAACTGTAAATATTACCACTGCAAGGGGTGAAACGGTATTCGTTATAAATGATACAACTCTCCCGCGGGGCGATAACAACAAGGCTTTCAGGGTTCAGGGAACCAATGGTTTATGGCAGGTTGAAGCCGACAGGATATATATAGAAGGACGGTCGCGTGAACACCGATGGGACGATTTCCAGCCTTACCAGGATGAATTTGATTCATCCGTCTGGAAAAAACATGAAGCCGAGGCTGAAGGAGCCGGTCATGGCGGTAAAGATTGGTTTGTCAGAAATGCATTTGTACAGTCAATCAAGCAAAAAGTAAATCCGCCAATTGATGTGTACTCAGCTGTGGCAAGTGCAGCCATCGTGGCTTTGTCTGAAGAGTCGATTGCAAAAGGCGGCGAGCTGGTCGATTTCCCTGATTTTACCAGAGGAAAATGGATGAGCAACAAACCCATCTTCCTTCCTGAAGAGTTAGGGTATTAA